In the genome of Triticum urartu cultivar G1812 chromosome 5, Tu2.1, whole genome shotgun sequence, one region contains:
- the LOC125510207 gene encoding uncharacterized protein LOC125510207 yields MGEASPESSGAAAGGPSMPGPPRKGKSCKGCLYYSSVLKSRGYNPICVGIPRSIPQVPGFVVEEPREEAAAQGHDLRQFKYACAGYSMFVDDRDAKSGENDAKALLPYCQGLELLVDSRMVERKSQAVEHASARNPKPKEGM; encoded by the exons ATGGGAGAGGCATCGCCGGAGTCCagcggcgcggcggccggaggGCCGTCTATGCCGGGGCCGCCGAGGAAGGGGAAGTCGTGCAAGGGCTGCCTCTACTACTCGTCGGTGCTCAAATCCCGGGGATACAACCCCATCTGCGTGGGGATCCCTCGCTCCATCCCCCAAG TCCCGGGCTTCGTGGTGGAAGAGCCTAGGGAGGAGGCCGCGGCGCAGGGCCATGATCTGAGACAGTTCAAATACGCCTGCGCCGGTTACTCCATGTTCGTCGACGACAGAGACGCCAAAAGCGGCGAGAATGACGCCAAGGCGCTGTTGCCGTATTGCCAGGGCCTCGAG CTACTGGTCGACAGCAGAATGGTAGAGAGGAAATCACAAGCCGTAGAGCATGCTTCAGCACGTAATCCGAAGCCGAAGGAAGGTATGTAA